The Poriferisphaera corsica DNA segment CGAACTCAGATATCTGCTTGTGGTCTATGATCATACTGTCACGGAAAGTCATGATGTCGATAACGTGGAAGGAAACTTTTTTCCCCGTTGGAGGAATGTCCAGCCAGGGACCGCTGTGGGTTCCTTCAAACAGCTTATACGTCCAAACCTTGTCACCATCTGCTGCAATGTCTAGGATCGTGACTTTGATATCCGGAAAAGCTCTAAAAAGTATTTCGTGTAGGACTTTGTCGCCTTCAACGTCGTTGGAATAGCTATAGTCATTCTCACTATCTTGATCGGTTGCTAACATCTCGCGCAGATCAGGATTCTTAAAATCTGACGCAAAAAAGCGATGAATAGCATCTACATCCTGATCATTTTGGACGACTTGCACGAATTTTCGCATTCGGGCTTTATTGCTTTCTTGAATGGTCGGCATAGTGTTACTCATGATGCTTAAACATATGGTGGGTGTCTAGTTTGAATAGAAAACTAAAATTCCATTATTAGAATTTTATCTGAAGTGTTGTTGCTCGATTTACCGTCAAGGAGCGGGTGAAGGTTCTTGGCGACTTCAAAAAAGCAGTAAACCGCATATCCAATCTCACTCAAAAAATTCAAGTGCAGCTCATTGTAATATCCGTTGCAGAGCCTGCCTCTATGTGGTGGATTTAAGCAGAATCAAGAGAAAGCGGAAGATGAAGAATTCCCCTCTATTCCGCCAGAAACCCATAAAAATAACTCCTTGCTTTCACAAGGAGTTACAAAAAGTGGGCGAAGTTGGATTCGACTCTAGTGAGTCTGAATCGGTTTTAAGTGATGAATCAGAAAGTGTTTATAGATCTAGTGGTGATCTGTCGGTTAGTAGATTGACCGACACAGTGACCGACAAACCTTCAAAACAGGAACTTCAGCTTGCAATCAATCTCCTGAAGAGGCTGGAAAGCTTATCCGCTGATCAGGAGCAAGAACTACTTAAGTTGCTAAACCAGAATATTGACTGACTGGCTAACCGCAAGCAGTTTGTGATTTTATTGTTGTTGTCTAAATCTTCTTCTTGTGGTGTATCTGTCTTTTTTGCCGGAGTTAGTACTGCCAATCTTCATAGGCTAAGGGTGCAGTGTTCAGCTCATCACGATACTT contains these protein-coding regions:
- a CDS encoding ester cyclase, producing the protein MPTIQESNKARMRKFVQVVQNDQDVDAIHRFFASDFKNPDLREMLATDQDSENDYSYSNDVEGDKVLHEILFRAFPDIKVTILDIAADGDKVWTYKLFEGTHSGPWLDIPPTGKKVSFHVIDIMTFRDSMIIDHKQISEFVSTLASLRKVSD